In a single window of the Prosthecobacter sp. SYSU 5D2 genome:
- a CDS encoding exo-alpha-sialidase, with protein sequence MKFVLALLLSFIVALSAAAQAPQAEIVSVQKIWDKAPHQAFTDLIRFKNLFFCCFREGDGHVGGDGVIRILISSTGDNWVDYATVAEKGTDLRDPKLEITPDGKRLYLLCGGSVYEGTTLKGRRPRYSTSIDGKIWTPPQKLLAEGDWLWRTVVNPADSKFYGVSYNCYPTTGGPKFEDEWSLKSYTSADGSVWQLSSIMQVPGQPNETTMRFLKDGSAVALVRREGGDRKGALGVAKAPYREWTWTQLPVPLGGPNFIELPDGTIIAGSRGFGSTPGPHMVLYTMTPTSLAPLLELPSGGDCSYPGLCWHEGHLYVSYYSSHEGKTSIYVAKVKLPGVKAP encoded by the coding sequence ATGAAGTTTGTTCTCGCCCTCTTGCTTTCATTCATCGTCGCCCTCAGCGCGGCGGCCCAGGCCCCGCAGGCGGAGATCGTCTCCGTGCAGAAGATCTGGGACAAGGCCCCGCATCAGGCCTTCACGGACCTCATCCGGTTCAAGAACCTGTTTTTCTGCTGCTTCCGCGAAGGTGACGGCCATGTTGGCGGAGATGGTGTCATCCGCATCCTCATCTCCTCCACCGGGGACAACTGGGTGGACTATGCCACCGTGGCGGAAAAGGGCACCGACCTCCGCGACCCCAAGCTGGAAATCACCCCCGATGGCAAACGCCTGTACCTGCTCTGCGGCGGCTCCGTGTATGAAGGCACCACGCTGAAAGGCCGCCGCCCGCGCTACTCCACCTCCATTGACGGCAAGATCTGGACCCCGCCGCAAAAGCTCCTGGCCGAGGGGGACTGGCTCTGGCGCACCGTCGTGAATCCTGCCGACAGCAAGTTTTACGGCGTCTCCTACAACTGCTACCCGACCACCGGCGGACCCAAGTTTGAGGACGAGTGGTCCTTGAAATCCTACACCAGTGCCGATGGCAGCGTCTGGCAGCTTTCCTCCATCATGCAGGTGCCAGGCCAGCCGAATGAAACCACGATGCGCTTCCTCAAAGACGGCAGCGCAGTGGCCCTTGTGCGCCGGGAAGGCGGAGATCGTAAAGGCGCCCTCGGCGTCGCGAAGGCCCCGTATCGTGAATGGACCTGGACGCAGTTGCCCGTGCCGCTGGGCGGACCCAATTTCATCGAGCTGCCAGATGGCACCATCATCGCCGGTTCACGCGGCTTTGGCTCGACTCCCGGCCCCCACATGGTGCTCTATACCATGACCCCCACCAGCCTCGCCCCCCTGCTGGAGCTGCCCAGCGGCGGCGACTGCAGCTACCCTGGGCTATGCTGGCACGAAGGTCATTTGTATGTCAGCTACTACTCCAGCCACGAAGGCAAGACGAGCATCTACGTGGCCAAGGTGAAACTGCCCGGAGTGAAAGCCCCCTGA
- a CDS encoding type III pantothenate kinase encodes MTADFLLIDVGNGRTKLGLASREAILDRRELPTRGVTPALVQEAVAGWTFESAVLCSVVPAAVRAFQDAIPRLTVLNHETPMGIGIRYPNPASIGADRLANAVALAHLHGAPGIVIDFGTAVTFDILSADRHYIGGIIAPGLRLMTDYLHERTALLPQVELKEPETAIGQSTIGAIQAGAAIGYRGMIKGILEALRKELPPGPVHIVATGGDAGWIIAGMQEDIPVDPDLTLHGLRLVAQGAFK; translated from the coding sequence ATGACCGCCGATTTTCTTCTCATTGATGTGGGCAATGGCCGCACCAAGCTGGGCCTGGCCTCCCGCGAGGCGATCCTGGACCGCCGGGAGCTGCCCACACGGGGGGTGACGCCCGCGCTGGTGCAGGAAGCCGTGGCCGGATGGACCTTTGAATCTGCCGTACTTTGCAGCGTGGTGCCAGCAGCCGTGCGGGCTTTTCAGGACGCTATTCCTCGCCTGACGGTGCTCAATCATGAAACGCCGATGGGCATCGGCATCCGGTATCCAAACCCGGCCAGCATCGGCGCGGACCGCCTGGCCAATGCCGTGGCCCTGGCCCACCTCCACGGCGCACCGGGCATCGTGATTGATTTTGGTACCGCCGTGACCTTTGACATCCTTTCTGCCGACCGGCACTACATCGGCGGCATCATCGCCCCCGGTCTGCGGCTGATGACGGATTACCTGCACGAACGCACCGCCCTGCTGCCCCAGGTGGAGCTGAAAGAACCGGAGACCGCCATCGGCCAGAGCACCATCGGGGCCATCCAGGCAGGTGCGGCCATTGGTTACCGGGGCATGATCAAAGGCATCCTGGAGGCCCTGCGCAAGGAACTGCCCCCCGGCCCTGTCCACATCGTGGCCACTGGTGGAGATGCCGGGTGGATCATCGCCGGCATGCAGGAAGACATCCCGGTGGACCCTGATTTGACGCTGCACGGTCTGCGACTGGTCGCCCAGGGCGCGTTCAAATAA
- a CDS encoding dihydrofolate reductase, which translates to MPAPRLIAIVAMASNRVIGRAGTLPWHYPEDLKFFKRTTLGHPILMGRSTYESIGRPLPGRQNIVLSRTMAPREGLTIIRDVSEIATACPDAETLFVIGGAQVYAELLPRCHGLYLTLVKEPHEGDTFLPPFEHLFELKEVLEETPALEFRYYEHQ; encoded by the coding sequence ATGCCTGCTCCCCGCCTCATCGCCATCGTAGCCATGGCCAGTAACCGCGTCATCGGCCGCGCCGGCACCCTGCCCTGGCATTACCCGGAGGACCTGAAGTTTTTCAAACGCACCACCCTGGGCCATCCCATCCTCATGGGCCGCAGCACCTATGAATCCATCGGCCGCCCACTTCCCGGTCGCCAGAACATCGTCCTCAGCCGCACCATGGCCCCGCGCGAAGGCCTCACCATCATCCGCGACGTCTCCGAAATCGCCACCGCCTGCCCCGATGCCGAGACCCTCTTCGTCATCGGCGGAGCCCAGGTCTATGCCGAGCTCCTCCCCCGCTGCCACGGCCTCTACCTGACCCTGGTCAAAGAACCCCACGAAGGCGATACCTTCCTGCCACCCTTTGAGCACCTGTTTGAACTGAAGGAAGTGCTGGAAGAGACGCCTGCTCTGGAATTCCGGTACTACGAGCACCAGTAA
- a CDS encoding sulfatase has product MFWKPLFASLALAVTGIAAAAESRPNIVFFLVDDLGQRDIGVYGSTFYETPNVDRLAKEGALFTDAYAACPVCSPTRAAVQTGRWPQRTGVTDYIGAAMKPELWNRNTKMLPAPYSDRLAHDEITMAEMLKEAGYATFFAGKWHLGPEGWWPENQGYDHNHGGVDRGGPYGRGKYFVPYDNPRLPDGPEGEHLPDRLATETGKFMEANKDKPFFAFFSFYSVHTPLQSRPDLEKKYEEKRTRLGLEAKWGKEDTRDVRLVQELPVYGGMVEAMDLAVGKVMAKLEELGLAQNTLVIFTSDNGGLSTSEGSPTSNLPLRGGKGWMYEGGIREPLIIRWPAVVKAGSVIETPVSSPDYFVTAMDVAQGKTTAKVDGVSLLPLLRGESLPERALYWHYPHYGNQGGAPGAAIREGDWKLIQWYEDDKRELFNLREDIGEQKDLAAGNADKVAALSAKLTSWQKDVGALMPIKNPNFDPGKPNGRLPGGGVAKKKKNVNKHKKK; this is encoded by the coding sequence ATGTTTTGGAAACCTCTTTTTGCTTCTCTGGCCTTGGCGGTGACGGGCATCGCTGCGGCGGCGGAATCCCGGCCTAACATCGTGTTCTTTCTGGTAGATGACCTGGGCCAGCGGGACATCGGTGTTTATGGCAGCACGTTTTATGAGACGCCCAATGTGGACCGGCTGGCCAAAGAGGGGGCGTTGTTTACGGATGCGTATGCGGCCTGCCCGGTGTGCTCGCCCACGCGGGCAGCGGTGCAGACTGGGCGCTGGCCGCAGCGCACAGGCGTGACGGACTACATCGGTGCAGCGATGAAGCCGGAGCTGTGGAACCGCAATACGAAGATGCTGCCAGCGCCATACAGTGACCGGCTGGCGCATGATGAAATTACAATGGCAGAGATGCTGAAGGAGGCGGGTTATGCGACCTTCTTTGCCGGCAAATGGCACCTGGGGCCGGAGGGCTGGTGGCCGGAGAACCAGGGTTATGATCATAATCATGGTGGGGTGGACCGGGGCGGCCCCTATGGCCGGGGAAAATACTTTGTGCCGTATGACAATCCGCGCCTGCCAGACGGGCCAGAAGGAGAGCACCTGCCTGACCGGCTGGCGACAGAGACGGGCAAGTTTATGGAGGCGAACAAGGACAAGCCGTTCTTTGCGTTTTTCTCCTTTTACTCGGTGCACACCCCTTTGCAGTCCCGGCCGGATTTAGAAAAGAAGTATGAGGAGAAACGCACAAGGCTGGGCCTGGAGGCCAAGTGGGGCAAGGAAGACACGCGGGATGTCCGGCTGGTGCAGGAACTCCCGGTTTACGGTGGCATGGTGGAGGCGATGGACCTGGCCGTGGGCAAGGTGATGGCCAAGCTGGAGGAGCTGGGACTGGCGCAGAATACACTGGTCATTTTCACCTCTGACAATGGCGGCCTGTCCACCAGCGAAGGCTCGCCAACCTCCAACCTGCCTCTGCGCGGTGGCAAGGGCTGGATGTATGAAGGCGGCATCCGCGAGCCACTCATCATCCGCTGGCCGGCGGTGGTGAAGGCGGGATCGGTCATCGAAACACCAGTCTCGAGTCCAGATTATTTCGTCACGGCAATGGATGTGGCACAGGGGAAAACCACGGCCAAAGTAGATGGCGTGAGCCTGCTGCCCCTGCTGCGCGGGGAATCTCTGCCAGAGCGTGCGCTTTACTGGCACTACCCGCACTATGGCAATCAGGGCGGTGCGCCTGGGGCAGCCATCCGGGAAGGCGACTGGAAGCTCATCCAATGGTATGAAGATGACAAACGCGAGCTCTTCAATCTGCGGGAAGACATCGGCGAGCAGAAGGATCTGGCCGCTGGGAATGCGGACAAGGTGGCGGCGCTTTCGGCCAAGCTGACGTCATGGCAAAAGGATGTGGGTGCTTTGATGCCCATCAAGAATCCGAATTTTGATCCCGGCAAGCCCAATGGCCGGCTGCCGGGTGGCGGCGTGGCGAAGAAAAAAAAGAACGTGAACAAACACAAGAAGAAGTGA
- a CDS encoding VCBS repeat-containing protein → MNLKLRLLMLTGMAASGFGLKLQAAEVAWEGRGQYRVLLEVAPVNLGGRATDELVASYDLDVNTAGKDMPKDRALDFDSVQVMRYSPETGRAEKYADHAYRTSEYDRPFQFYDATYPEDFPNYERYLSHQKANPFQRPKAVPFGARHFNAIGDGRKGRIVWPHTQEGQDPSWYAIYFDLLPTGKEPDSPPAGFVGDGSPRMLRESNRFGPTGNINGRVVDWNHDGLPDLFFGSATGHLSLYLNSGEPGQPRFRSKKLLLDHEGVPIDVGFSSCPWVADWNGDGKNDLLVGAEKGCVVWYENVGSEDEPSFRFAGFLEEEGRMIVTPAKPIAEGHGEEAFKEDYFPVPQAVDWDGDGDLDLLLGGYVTGLTFYYENVGQEGSLPVLKSRGPLTDAEGQVIDTGWMAAPAAADLDGDGDLDLVLGGKPVNEGSGDMRDSSRAILYYANNGTREAAVLVRTPFPANAAPPFGGMVVPSLADWDGDGLTDLVVVDIRQQVTAFRNLGTSTQPLFDFKERPLKGAWQAEGIYVNSFQDVNGDGHPDVLNGFNVMLNSGEPSPRFFPKRLSFTAGKVIKHPVPHGDENPGIILHDFNGDGMLDGIYGAHSGHLWFHVNRGTNDRPDLEPTGVQLRLVTGAALKVGLPEGAKAEKVDFTVLQGARPKPVAADFDQDGLPDLIVGDAYGKVRYYENLGSRTEPLFAEPVLIEDRGSRLFLGTLDWNGDGVPDLAVIKGGIRVFVNRGRPGQCEFLPPEEIQVPSPQSYLLSVSAIDWNQDGDDDLLYLSADGSFCFAERSFLKFGYLAGQQIAVETKKR, encoded by the coding sequence ATGAATTTAAAGCTACGACTGCTGATGCTGACCGGGATGGCAGCAAGCGGCTTCGGCCTCAAGCTGCAAGCTGCGGAGGTGGCCTGGGAGGGACGAGGCCAATACCGGGTGCTGCTGGAAGTGGCCCCTGTCAATCTGGGCGGGCGGGCCACGGACGAACTGGTGGCGAGCTATGATCTGGATGTGAACACTGCCGGCAAGGACATGCCCAAAGACCGGGCGCTGGATTTTGATTCGGTGCAGGTGATGCGTTACTCGCCTGAAACGGGGCGGGCGGAAAAGTATGCCGACCATGCTTACCGGACTTCGGAATATGACCGGCCGTTCCAGTTTTATGATGCGACGTATCCGGAGGATTTCCCCAACTATGAGCGCTATCTGTCGCATCAAAAAGCGAACCCGTTTCAACGACCGAAGGCCGTTCCCTTTGGTGCGCGCCACTTCAATGCCATCGGCGATGGACGAAAGGGCCGTATCGTGTGGCCGCATACACAAGAGGGCCAGGATCCGTCATGGTATGCGATTTATTTTGACCTGCTGCCGACAGGGAAAGAGCCGGATTCGCCACCGGCCGGTTTTGTGGGAGACGGCTCGCCACGCATGCTGCGGGAAAGCAACCGTTTTGGACCCACGGGCAACATCAACGGCCGGGTGGTGGACTGGAACCATGACGGGCTGCCGGATCTCTTTTTCGGCTCGGCCACCGGTCATCTGAGCCTCTACCTCAACAGCGGAGAGCCGGGGCAGCCGCGTTTCCGGTCCAAAAAGCTGCTGCTGGATCATGAAGGGGTGCCGATTGATGTGGGCTTCAGCTCCTGCCCGTGGGTGGCGGACTGGAATGGAGACGGAAAAAACGACCTCCTTGTGGGAGCGGAAAAGGGCTGCGTGGTTTGGTATGAGAATGTGGGCAGCGAGGATGAGCCCAGCTTCCGGTTTGCGGGATTTCTGGAAGAGGAGGGGCGCATGATTGTGACCCCGGCGAAACCGATCGCCGAAGGGCACGGGGAGGAGGCGTTTAAGGAAGATTATTTCCCGGTGCCGCAGGCGGTGGACTGGGATGGAGACGGCGATCTGGACCTTCTCCTTGGCGGATATGTGACCGGCCTAACCTTTTATTATGAGAATGTCGGCCAGGAAGGCAGTCTTCCGGTGCTGAAATCACGCGGGCCGCTGACGGATGCTGAAGGGCAGGTCATTGACACTGGCTGGATGGCCGCGCCTGCGGCGGCGGACCTGGATGGTGACGGTGATCTGGATCTGGTCCTGGGAGGAAAGCCGGTGAATGAGGGCAGTGGGGACATGCGCGATTCCAGCCGGGCCATTCTTTATTATGCCAACAACGGCACACGTGAGGCAGCGGTGCTGGTCCGGACACCCTTTCCTGCGAATGCAGCCCCGCCCTTTGGCGGCATGGTGGTGCCGAGCCTGGCGGACTGGGATGGTGATGGTCTGACGGATCTGGTGGTGGTGGACATCCGCCAGCAGGTGACGGCTTTCCGAAACCTGGGGACGAGCACACAGCCGCTGTTTGATTTTAAAGAGCGTCCATTGAAGGGGGCCTGGCAGGCGGAGGGCATTTACGTCAACAGCTTCCAGGATGTGAATGGTGACGGCCACCCGGATGTCCTGAACGGATTTAATGTGATGCTTAACAGTGGTGAGCCGTCGCCACGCTTCTTTCCCAAACGCCTGTCTTTCACAGCGGGGAAAGTCATCAAGCATCCGGTGCCCCATGGCGATGAAAATCCTGGCATCATCCTGCATGATTTCAATGGCGACGGGATGCTGGATGGCATCTATGGCGCGCACAGCGGGCATCTGTGGTTTCATGTAAATCGCGGGACGAATGACAGGCCGGATCTCGAGCCAACGGGCGTGCAGCTCAGACTTGTCACTGGCGCGGCGCTGAAGGTGGGGCTGCCGGAAGGGGCAAAGGCAGAGAAGGTGGACTTTACCGTTCTCCAGGGTGCCCGGCCAAAGCCGGTGGCGGCAGACTTCGACCAGGACGGACTGCCAGATCTGATTGTGGGCGATGCGTATGGGAAGGTCCGGTATTATGAAAACCTGGGCAGCCGGACGGAGCCTCTTTTTGCCGAGCCGGTGCTCATTGAGGACCGAGGAAGCCGCCTGTTCCTGGGCACGCTGGACTGGAATGGGGATGGTGTCCCCGACCTGGCCGTGATCAAAGGCGGGATCCGGGTCTTTGTGAACCGGGGACGGCCGGGCCAATGCGAGTTTCTGCCACCGGAAGAAATTCAGGTGCCGTCTCCGCAAAGCTATCTTCTGAGCGTTTCAGCGATAGACTGGAACCAGGATGGGGACGACGATTTGCTCTACCTGTCTGCGGATGGCAGCTTTTGTTTTGCGGAGCGGTCGTTTCTTAAATTCGGCTACCTCGCCGGACAGCAGATAGCTGTGGAAACAAAGAAGCGGTGA
- a CDS encoding protein kinase produces MKRFFSFGKRTPPPQAAPSASDGVAGWAPLQTYPSPAELTAMMPAGEYVFDAPIGQGGMGAVYRGHQLKLDRAVAIKILHRQHGTDYSYPERFRREAQVLAQLNHPNIVSVYDFGVVGDYLYYVMEFIEGTDLHQLLGRRQITQDRALEIMPALCDALHYAHEKGLVHRDIKPANVLIAADGRIKLADFGLAKRLDKPSTLLTLSNMAMGTPDYAAPEQYDTRAVIDHRADIYALGVVFYQMLTGTVPRGAWQPPSAMTGSDPRLDTVIVRALLPDRDQRYPTAAEFKHALLSSITVPLGSNHTQSPTAPEPSTKPLQGRVLVLEDDLLLRQLIVRNLKNEGFEIVETGDGVETVQRYSESLLAATPFDVVLIDLTIPMGMGGAQAMEQLRQIDPHVDAIVSSGNRYDPTMRDPGEYGFAGVLPKPYDSAELIRVVRQVLNRRRQRQHH; encoded by the coding sequence ATGAAGCGCTTTTTTTCTTTTGGCAAACGGACCCCGCCTCCCCAGGCGGCTCCGTCGGCATCGGATGGCGTCGCGGGCTGGGCACCTCTCCAGACTTATCCCTCACCCGCCGAGCTTACCGCCATGATGCCGGCGGGGGAATATGTGTTTGATGCCCCCATTGGCCAGGGCGGCATGGGGGCCGTCTATCGTGGCCATCAGTTGAAACTGGACCGCGCCGTCGCCATCAAGATCCTTCATCGCCAGCATGGCACTGACTATTCTTATCCTGAAAGATTCCGCCGGGAGGCCCAGGTTCTCGCGCAATTGAACCACCCCAACATCGTCAGCGTTTACGATTTCGGCGTGGTCGGGGATTACCTCTACTATGTCATGGAGTTCATCGAGGGTACCGACCTGCACCAGCTCCTGGGCCGGCGGCAGATCACCCAGGACCGTGCTTTGGAAATCATGCCCGCCCTTTGTGATGCCCTGCACTACGCCCATGAAAAAGGCCTGGTCCACCGGGATATCAAGCCTGCCAACGTCCTCATTGCCGCTGACGGCCGCATCAAGCTGGCGGATTTTGGCCTCGCCAAGCGCCTGGACAAGCCCAGCACTCTCCTGACCCTCAGCAATATGGCCATGGGCACGCCGGACTATGCCGCGCCGGAGCAGTATGACACCCGCGCCGTGATTGACCATCGGGCGGACATCTACGCTCTCGGCGTCGTCTTCTACCAGATGCTCACCGGCACCGTTCCACGGGGCGCCTGGCAGCCGCCCTCCGCCATGACTGGCAGCGATCCCCGTCTGGATACGGTGATTGTCCGTGCCCTCCTCCCGGACCGCGACCAGCGCTACCCCACCGCCGCTGAATTTAAACATGCCCTGCTTTCCAGCATTACCGTCCCCCTGGGATCAAATCACACGCAGTCCCCCACCGCCCCTGAACCTTCCACCAAGCCCCTCCAAGGCCGTGTGCTTGTGCTGGAAGATGACTTGCTCCTGCGCCAGCTCATCGTACGCAACCTCAAAAATGAAGGTTTCGAAATCGTCGAGACAGGTGACGGCGTGGAGACCGTCCAACGATACAGCGAGTCGCTCCTGGCAGCCACTCCGTTCGATGTGGTCCTCATTGACCTCACCATCCCTATGGGCATGGGCGGTGCCCAGGCCATGGAGCAGCTCCGGCAGATAGACCCTCATGTGGATGCCATCGTCTCCAGCGGTAACCGTTATGATCCCACCATGCGGGATCCTGGGGAATACGGCTTCGCCGGGGTCCTGCCCAAGCCTTATGACAGTGCCGAGCTTATCCGGGTGGTCCGCCAGGTCCTGAACCGGCGGCGGCAGCGGCAGCACCACTGA
- the rplS gene encoding 50S ribosomal protein L19 has protein sequence MSNIIAKIDSEQLKKEVASFHVGDTVKIHTRVIEGDKERIQIFAGIIISHKGAGLNEAFTVRKISYGEGVERVFPVHSPKVAKIEVVKSGKVRRARLHYLRGRKGKQAMTVKEQAYNADA, from the coding sequence ATGAGCAACATCATCGCCAAAATTGATTCTGAACAACTCAAGAAGGAAGTCGCTTCCTTTCATGTGGGTGACACCGTGAAAATCCACACCCGGGTTATCGAAGGCGACAAAGAGCGTATCCAGATCTTCGCGGGCATCATCATCTCCCACAAAGGAGCCGGTCTGAACGAAGCGTTCACCGTCCGCAAAATTTCCTATGGTGAAGGCGTGGAGCGTGTGTTCCCCGTCCACAGCCCAAAGGTCGCCAAGATCGAAGTCGTCAAATCCGGCAAAGTCCGCCGTGCCCGTCTTCACTACCTGCGCGGCCGTAAAGGCAAGCAGGCCATGACCGTCAAGGAGCAGGCCTACAACGCTGACGCGTAA
- a CDS encoding class I SAM-dependent methyltransferase: protein MSQLFSPSQPSDPGDSLLVQASTALPPAIAEDMARLKSLLRDSLQPNMQGGNEMRILNLACGRCDEAETLVKVGQELTTGGQVEMIGADIRIREIRQAREQHAHLPARFLIEDATKMDQHKELGDDFNLVFLRHQNFWHGQELWKKIFDQGIAKLRPDGMLVITSYFDVEHKLAIKALEALGMEVVSNKRNKASRELSDAPGKSVDRWVAVLRRKQA, encoded by the coding sequence ATGAGCCAGCTTTTCAGCCCGTCCCAGCCATCGGACCCAGGAGATTCCCTCCTGGTCCAGGCTTCCACGGCGCTGCCTCCGGCCATCGCAGAGGACATGGCACGGCTGAAAAGCCTGCTCCGGGACAGTTTGCAGCCCAACATGCAGGGAGGCAATGAAATGCGCATTCTCAACCTTGCCTGTGGCCGCTGTGATGAAGCGGAAACCCTGGTCAAGGTGGGGCAGGAACTCACCACCGGCGGCCAGGTGGAAATGATCGGTGCCGACATCCGCATCCGCGAAATCCGCCAGGCACGTGAGCAGCATGCCCATCTGCCTGCCAGGTTCCTCATTGAGGATGCGACCAAAATGGACCAGCACAAGGAGCTGGGGGATGATTTTAACCTCGTCTTCCTCCGCCATCAGAACTTCTGGCATGGCCAGGAACTATGGAAAAAGATCTTTGACCAGGGCATCGCCAAGCTCCGCCCGGACGGCATGCTCGTCATCACCAGCTATTTCGACGTGGAGCATAAGCTCGCTATCAAAGCCCTCGAAGCCCTGGGCATGGAAGTCGTCAGCAACAAGCGCAACAAAGCCTCCCGTGAACTTTCCGATGCTCCCGGCAAATCCGTGGACCGCTGGGTGGCCGTGCTCAGGCGCAAGCAAGCCTGA
- a CDS encoding D-TA family PLP-dependent enzyme, with protein MTPHAWFHIENEAELASPALLLYRERIEHNLQLMLKIAGGPERLRPHVKTHKLQHLIVRQVELGITKFKASTIAEAEMCAAGGAADVLLAMPCVGPGGHRLAQLALNFPQTQFSAIADDEATIRTLASAAQQHGVNLGVFLEMDCGMGRTGILPGEAAAYLVHVIKDTPRLMFRGLHAYDGHIHDADLETRRARCETAYAPVLEFRQRLKGEGVIVQELVAGGSPTFGVHASLPDRTLSPGTTVLWDFGYGEKHPDLPFLPAAVLLARVISKPATDRLTLDLGHKSVAPENPHPRVRFEELPEAEVVMQSEEHLVLQTDRAHEFEIGQALHGIPRHVCPTVSMHGEAVIIEGGSATQIWPITARNRRITV; from the coding sequence ATGACCCCACACGCCTGGTTCCACATTGAAAATGAGGCCGAGCTGGCCTCCCCTGCCCTGCTGCTTTACCGCGAGCGCATTGAGCACAACCTTCAGCTCATGCTGAAGATCGCCGGGGGGCCGGAGCGCCTGCGGCCGCATGTGAAAACGCACAAATTGCAGCATCTGATCGTGCGGCAGGTGGAGTTGGGCATCACGAAGTTCAAGGCCTCCACCATTGCGGAGGCGGAAATGTGCGCCGCCGGGGGGGCTGCGGACGTGCTTCTGGCCATGCCCTGTGTGGGACCTGGCGGCCACCGTCTGGCGCAACTGGCCCTGAATTTTCCGCAGACCCAGTTTTCTGCCATTGCAGATGATGAAGCCACCATCCGTACCCTGGCCTCCGCTGCGCAGCAGCATGGGGTGAATCTGGGCGTCTTTTTGGAAATGGATTGCGGCATGGGCCGCACAGGGATCCTGCCTGGCGAAGCGGCTGCTTACCTGGTGCATGTGATCAAGGATACGCCGAGGCTGATGTTCCGGGGTCTGCATGCCTATGACGGGCACATCCATGATGCGGATCTGGAAACGCGCCGGGCCAGGTGTGAGACAGCCTATGCGCCTGTACTGGAATTCCGCCAGCGGCTCAAGGGAGAAGGCGTCATCGTCCAGGAGCTAGTCGCGGGCGGCTCACCGACCTTTGGAGTACATGCCTCCCTGCCAGACCGGACACTTTCCCCGGGCACCACGGTGCTGTGGGATTTTGGTTACGGAGAGAAGCACCCGGACCTGCCTTTCCTGCCTGCGGCGGTGCTGCTGGCGCGGGTCATTAGCAAACCAGCGACGGACCGCCTGACGCTGGACCTGGGTCATAAATCCGTGGCCCCGGAAAATCCGCATCCGCGTGTGCGCTTTGAAGAACTGCCGGAAGCAGAAGTCGTGATGCAGAGCGAAGAACACCTGGTGCTGCAAACGGACCGGGCGCATGAGTTCGAGATCGGTCAGGCCCTGCATGGCATCCCCCGGCACGTCTGCCCCACCGTCTCCATGCATGGGGAGGCGGTCATCATCGAGGGCGGCAGCGCCACTCAGATCTGGCCTATTACCGCGCGTAACCGGCGGATAACGGTGTGA
- a CDS encoding magnesium transporter CorA family protein: protein MVRLITQQGQLFDWQDEKVRPFPDNLVYLDLLNPSRAEELEAESWLEHQLPTREEMQEIEESSRLYSEHGALYMTAWIPVGLDTPDPDTTAITFVLAPDCLTTVRYADPLAFRILADQVKRQCACPMSSDAVFLTLCELIVARIADALQMVESDLKKVGRDVFSLTPHKASAAVEKDLGDVVRTLGRRSALVANLRESLVSVNRMLQYFLNNAATWMRSDLAAQFRSVMRDVKSLDDYTNQQQQEMTFLLESTLGLINIQQNQIIKIFTIASVLFMPPTLIASVYGMNFEHMPELRQPWAYPAVICLLIISALIPIWFFKRKKLL from the coding sequence ATGGTCCGACTCATCACCCAGCAAGGACAACTCTTCGATTGGCAGGACGAGAAGGTGCGCCCCTTCCCGGACAATCTCGTGTACCTGGACCTCCTCAATCCCTCCCGTGCAGAGGAACTGGAGGCCGAAAGCTGGCTCGAGCACCAGCTCCCCACGCGGGAGGAAATGCAGGAGATTGAGGAATCCAGCCGCTTGTATTCCGAGCACGGCGCCCTCTACATGACCGCCTGGATCCCTGTGGGCCTGGACACCCCGGACCCGGATACCACGGCCATCACATTCGTCCTCGCGCCCGACTGCCTCACAACCGTACGCTATGCCGATCCCCTGGCCTTCCGCATCCTGGCCGACCAGGTCAAAAGACAATGCGCCTGCCCCATGAGCAGCGATGCCGTCTTCCTCACCCTCTGCGAACTCATCGTCGCCCGCATCGCCGATGCCCTCCAGATGGTGGAATCCGATCTCAAAAAAGTCGGCCGCGACGTTTTCAGCCTGACCCCCCACAAAGCCAGCGCTGCCGTGGAAAAAGACCTCGGCGACGTCGTCCGCACCCTTGGCCGCCGCAGCGCCCTGGTGGCGAATCTCCGTGAGAGCCTGGTCAGCGTGAACCGCATGCTGCAATACTTCCTCAACAACGCCGCCACCTGGATGCGCAGCGACCTGGCCGCACAGTTCCGCAGTGTCATGCGCGACGTGAAGTCCCTGGATGATTACACCAACCAGCAGCAGCAGGAGATGACCTTCCTCCTGGAGTCCACCCTGGGTCTCATCAACATCCAGCAGAACCAGATCATCAAGATCTTCACCATCGCCAGCGTGCTGTTCATGCCGCCCACGCTCATCGCCAGCGTTTACGGCATGAACTTTGAGCACATGCCGGAGCTGCGTCAGCCCTGGGCCTACCCGGCGGTGATCTGCCTGCTCATCATCTCCGCCCTCATTCCCATCTGGTTCTTCAAGCGCAAGAAGCTGCTCTGA